Proteins from a single region of Thunnus albacares chromosome 16, fThuAlb1.1, whole genome shotgun sequence:
- the LOC122965487 gene encoding uncharacterized protein LOC122965487: MAYITHLDVSFNEAEEKYLQAQDFKKIYVNLNKGAGGKYIYIWYKKDKNELPITRVQVTFNDAMAVGLIKAGYTKINKDLNAGAGGDYIYLWYFRGQTEYDTPIVEIDVTKDGQEETVKFGHDWERLACDLNRKVGGSWLYAWVKREKQTYICEVIARDFYESDADLFEAGFNRVDEDTNRGAGGAFVFIWYRQTTDPKRALSDLHISTNRSEFQALQQQNYEPVEVNLNSGSEGDWVRLWFKKDGSKPIKGITVIVNTAPVDSYETAGVNVIRRNLNTGNDGETEYLCYYH; this comes from the coding sequence ATGGCATACATCACACATCTGGATGTGTCCTTCAATGAAGCTGAAGAGAAATATCTCCAAGCACAAGACTTCAAGAAAATATATGTTAATCTGAACAAAGGGGCAGGAGGAAAATACATCTACATTTGGTACAAAAAAGACAAGAACGAACTACCGATCACCAGGGTTCAAGTCACATTCAATGATGCCATGGCTGTTGGATTGATCAAAGCAGGGTACACAAAGATCAATAAAGATCTCAATGCTGGAGCTGGAGGTGATTACATCTACCTTTGGTACTTCAGAGGGCAGACAGAGTACGATACTCCCATAGTGGAGATTGATGTCACAAAAGATGGACAAGAGGAAACCGTGAAGTTTGGCCATGATTGGGAGAGACTGGCCTGTGATCTGAACCGCAAGGTTGGAGGGAGCTGGCTCTACGCCtgggtgaagagagagaaacaaacatacATCTGTGAGGTCATTGCCAGAGATTTCTATGAATCAGACGCTGATCTCTTTGAGGCTGGTTTCAACCGTGTGGATGAAGATACTAATAGGGGTGCAGGAGGAGCCTTTGTCTTCATCTGGTACCGTCAGACCACTGACCCCAAGCGTGCGCTCAGTGATCTGCATATCTCCACCAATCGTAGTGAATTTCAGGCCCTTCAGCAGCAAAATTACGAGCCAGTCGAAGTTAACCTCAACAGCGGGAGCGAGGGTGACTGGGTGCGCCTGTGGTTTAAGAAAGACGGATCCAAACCCATTAAGGGCATCACAGTGATTGTCAACACAGCTCCTGTGGATAGCTATGAGACGGCTGGTGTGAATGTCATCAGAAGAAATCTCAACACAGGCAATGATGGTGAAACTGAATACCTGTGTTATTATCACTGA